A genomic stretch from Falco naumanni isolate bFalNau1 chromosome 6, bFalNau1.pat, whole genome shotgun sequence includes:
- the BEND3 gene encoding BEN domain-containing protein 3 isoform X2, whose translation MMMKGSLSNMKNRDAGSPTQVNAEQPNKNKNPNVTWLCEEESFSDITTPSYKKPLYGISHKITEKKNPPGAEQFASYELFEKINPSSPSHLRTLNDQRKRDSATAIAVTAATTDADPNIYSLIQKMFYTLNTLNTNMTQLHSKVDLLSLEVSRIKKQVSPVESVADFKPPPEYQLTSAELKQIMDQSTSGGDLACRLLVQLFPELFSDDEFSRSCSACGFLNKRKLESLHLQLIRNYVEVCYPSVKNTAVWQVECLPQVNDFFNRFWAQREMENSQQSVQSSGFYETEQVESSHFMEDKEQEEALSLDRSNAIASDYMLDAQDLNEFLDEASSPGEFSVFLLHRLFPELFDHRKLAERYSCFGDSGKQLLDPHRLQIIRRYTEIYFPDVQEEAAWLQQCVQRINDELENTYMDGSECDQMRDDCYDSSSLPDDVSIIKVEDSFEYEKPGRRSKKIWLVPIDFDKLDFPPPDFDVPVPDYLLNKEQIKSIYESSLSIGNFASRLLVLLFPELFTHENLRKQYNCSGSLGKKQLDPTRIKLIRHYVQILYPRAKNDRVWTLEFVGKLDERCRRRDTEQRRTYQQQRKIHIPGPDRREFLSYAINAERFREEFEGPPLPPERSSKDFCKIPLDELVVPNPDFPVPSLYLLSDKEVREIVQQSLSVGNFAARLLVRLFPELFTPENLRLQYNHSGACNKKQLDPIRLRLIRHYVEAVYPVEKMEEVWHYECIPSIDERCRRPNRKKCDILKKAKKEKK comes from the coding sequence GGCTCCCTTTCAAACATGAAGAACAGAGATGCTGGCTCACCCACTCAGGTAAATGCAGAGCAGCCAAACAAGAACAAGAATCCTAACGTAACATGGCTCTGTGAAGAAGAATCCTTCAGTGACATAACCACTCCGTCTTATAAAAAACCTCTCTATGGCATCTCACACAAAATCACGGAGAAGAAGAACCCACCAGGAGCAGAGCAGTTTGCTTCTTATGAGTTGTTTGAAAAAATCAACCCCAGCAGTCCCTCACATCTTCGGACTTTGAACGACCAACGGAAAAGGGACTCTGCTACAGCCATTGCCGTAACAGCAGCCACCACAGATGCTGACCCAAATATATATTCTTtgatacagaaaatgttttacacGCTTAACACCCTCAATACCAATATGACTCAGCTTCACAGTAAAGTTGACCTGTTGTCTTTGGAGGTTAGCAGAATTAAAAAGCAAGTCAGTCCAGTAGAGTCCGTTGCAGACTTCAAGCCTCCCCCGGAGTATCAGCTGACTTCTGCAGAGCTCAAACAGATCATGGATCAAAGCACATCAGGCGGAGACCTAGCTTGCCGCTTGCTAGTGCAGCTCTTCCCAGAGCTCTTCAGCGATGACGAgttcagcagaagctgcagtgcATGTGGCTTTCTCAACAAAAGGAAACTTGAATCTCTTCATCTACAGCTTATCCGTAACTATGTGGAAGTTTGTTATCCTTCTGTGAAGAATACAGCTGTGTGGCAGGTGGAGTGTTTGCCTCAAGTCAACGATTTTTTCAATAGATTTTGGGCtcaaagggaaatggaaaacagtcaGCAGAGTGTGCAGTCGTCTGGTTTTTATGAGACTGAGCAGGTCGAATCCTCTCATTTTATGGAGGATaaagagcaggaggaagctTTGTCCTTGGACAGGAGTAATGCTATTGCCTCAGATTACATGCTGGATGCTCAGGATCTCAATGAATTTTTAGATGAAGCTTCTTCTCCGGGGGAattctctgtttttttgttACACAGATTGTTTCCAGAACTCTTCGACCACAGAAAATTAGCTGAAAGGTACAGCTGCTTTGGAGACTCTGGAAAACAACTGCTGGATCCTCATCGGCTTCAAATAATCCGTAGGTACACTGAAATTTACTTTCCAGATGTGCAAGAAGAAGCAGCCTGGTTGCAGCAATGTGTTCAACGAATAAACGATGAGCTTGAAAATACTTATATGGATGGGAGTGAATGTGATCAGATGAGAGATGACTGTTACGATTCTTCTAGTTTACCAGATGATGTATCAATAATAAAAGTAGAAGACAGTTTTGAATATGAAAAGCCTGGCAGACGCTCAAAAAAAATTTGGCTTGTACCCATAGACTTTGACAAACTTGACTTTCCCCCTCCTGATTTCGATGTCCCTGTGCCGGATTACCTGTTGAACAAAGAACAGATTAAAAGCATATATGAAAGCAGTCTTTCCATAGGCAACTTTGCCTCTCGATTGcttgttcttttatttcctgaattGTTTACTCATGAAAACTTACGGAAGCAATATAACTGTAGTGGATCTTTAGGCAAGAAACAGCTCGACCCCActagaattaaattaattcgACATTATGTGCAGATACTGTACCCCAGAGCAAAGAATGACAGAGTGTGGACATTGGAGTTTGTTGGGAAGCTTGACGAGAGGTGTCGACGAAGAGACACGGAGCAAAGGCGCACATACCAACAGCAACGGAAAATCCACATACCAGGGCCCGACAGGAGGGAATTTCTCAGCTATGCAATAAATGCCGAGAGGTTTCGAGAAGAATTCGAAGGGCCACCGCTGCCaccagaaagaagcagcaaggatTTTTGCAAGATACCACTCGATGAACTCGTTGTTCCTAATCCAGACTTCCCTGTGCCTTCTCTGTATTTGCTGTCTGATAAGGAGGTAAGAGAGATAGTGCAGCAGAGCCTGTCTGTCGGCAACTTTGCTGCCAGGCTTCTCGTAAGACTCTTTCCCGAGCTCTTTACTCCGGAGAATCTCAGACTGCAATACAACCATTCAGGTGCTTGTAACAAAAAACAGCTTGATCCTATCAGACTGAGACTGATCCGTCATTACGTGGAGGCAGTTTACCCTGtggagaaaatggaagaagtaTGGCATTATGAATGTATACCGAGCATTGATGAAAGATGCCGGCGTCCTAACAGAAAAAAGTGTGATAtactgaaaaaagcaaagaaagaaaaaaagtga
- the BEND3 gene encoding BEN domain-containing protein 3 isoform X3: MKNRDAGSPTQVNAEQPNKNKNPNVTWLCEEESFSDITTPSYKKPLYGISHKITEKKNPPGAEQFASYELFEKINPSSPSHLRTLNDQRKRDSATAIAVTAATTDADPNIYSLIQKMFYTLNTLNTNMTQLHSKVDLLSLEVSRIKKQVSPVESVADFKPPPEYQLTSAELKQIMDQSTSGGDLACRLLVQLFPELFSDDEFSRSCSACGFLNKRKLESLHLQLIRNYVEVCYPSVKNTAVWQVECLPQVNDFFNRFWAQREMENSQQSVQSSGFYETEQVESSHFMEDKEQEEALSLDRSNAIASDYMLDAQDLNEFLDEASSPGEFSVFLLHRLFPELFDHRKLAERYSCFGDSGKQLLDPHRLQIIRRYTEIYFPDVQEEAAWLQQCVQRINDELENTYMDGSECDQMRDDCYDSSSLPDDVSIIKVEDSFEYEKPGRRSKKIWLVPIDFDKLDFPPPDFDVPVPDYLLNKEQIKSIYESSLSIGNFASRLLVLLFPELFTHENLRKQYNCSGSLGKKQLDPTRIKLIRHYVQILYPRAKNDRVWTLEFVGKLDERCRRRDTEQRRTYQQQRKIHIPGPDRREFLSYAINAERFREEFEGPPLPPERSSKDFCKIPLDELVVPNPDFPVPSLYLLSDKEVREIVQQSLSVGNFAARLLVRLFPELFTPENLRLQYNHSGACNKKQLDPIRLRLIRHYVEAVYPVEKMEEVWHYECIPSIDERCRRPNRKKCDILKKAKKEKK, encoded by the coding sequence ATGAAGAACAGAGATGCTGGCTCACCCACTCAGGTAAATGCAGAGCAGCCAAACAAGAACAAGAATCCTAACGTAACATGGCTCTGTGAAGAAGAATCCTTCAGTGACATAACCACTCCGTCTTATAAAAAACCTCTCTATGGCATCTCACACAAAATCACGGAGAAGAAGAACCCACCAGGAGCAGAGCAGTTTGCTTCTTATGAGTTGTTTGAAAAAATCAACCCCAGCAGTCCCTCACATCTTCGGACTTTGAACGACCAACGGAAAAGGGACTCTGCTACAGCCATTGCCGTAACAGCAGCCACCACAGATGCTGACCCAAATATATATTCTTtgatacagaaaatgttttacacGCTTAACACCCTCAATACCAATATGACTCAGCTTCACAGTAAAGTTGACCTGTTGTCTTTGGAGGTTAGCAGAATTAAAAAGCAAGTCAGTCCAGTAGAGTCCGTTGCAGACTTCAAGCCTCCCCCGGAGTATCAGCTGACTTCTGCAGAGCTCAAACAGATCATGGATCAAAGCACATCAGGCGGAGACCTAGCTTGCCGCTTGCTAGTGCAGCTCTTCCCAGAGCTCTTCAGCGATGACGAgttcagcagaagctgcagtgcATGTGGCTTTCTCAACAAAAGGAAACTTGAATCTCTTCATCTACAGCTTATCCGTAACTATGTGGAAGTTTGTTATCCTTCTGTGAAGAATACAGCTGTGTGGCAGGTGGAGTGTTTGCCTCAAGTCAACGATTTTTTCAATAGATTTTGGGCtcaaagggaaatggaaaacagtcaGCAGAGTGTGCAGTCGTCTGGTTTTTATGAGACTGAGCAGGTCGAATCCTCTCATTTTATGGAGGATaaagagcaggaggaagctTTGTCCTTGGACAGGAGTAATGCTATTGCCTCAGATTACATGCTGGATGCTCAGGATCTCAATGAATTTTTAGATGAAGCTTCTTCTCCGGGGGAattctctgtttttttgttACACAGATTGTTTCCAGAACTCTTCGACCACAGAAAATTAGCTGAAAGGTACAGCTGCTTTGGAGACTCTGGAAAACAACTGCTGGATCCTCATCGGCTTCAAATAATCCGTAGGTACACTGAAATTTACTTTCCAGATGTGCAAGAAGAAGCAGCCTGGTTGCAGCAATGTGTTCAACGAATAAACGATGAGCTTGAAAATACTTATATGGATGGGAGTGAATGTGATCAGATGAGAGATGACTGTTACGATTCTTCTAGTTTACCAGATGATGTATCAATAATAAAAGTAGAAGACAGTTTTGAATATGAAAAGCCTGGCAGACGCTCAAAAAAAATTTGGCTTGTACCCATAGACTTTGACAAACTTGACTTTCCCCCTCCTGATTTCGATGTCCCTGTGCCGGATTACCTGTTGAACAAAGAACAGATTAAAAGCATATATGAAAGCAGTCTTTCCATAGGCAACTTTGCCTCTCGATTGcttgttcttttatttcctgaattGTTTACTCATGAAAACTTACGGAAGCAATATAACTGTAGTGGATCTTTAGGCAAGAAACAGCTCGACCCCActagaattaaattaattcgACATTATGTGCAGATACTGTACCCCAGAGCAAAGAATGACAGAGTGTGGACATTGGAGTTTGTTGGGAAGCTTGACGAGAGGTGTCGACGAAGAGACACGGAGCAAAGGCGCACATACCAACAGCAACGGAAAATCCACATACCAGGGCCCGACAGGAGGGAATTTCTCAGCTATGCAATAAATGCCGAGAGGTTTCGAGAAGAATTCGAAGGGCCACCGCTGCCaccagaaagaagcagcaaggatTTTTGCAAGATACCACTCGATGAACTCGTTGTTCCTAATCCAGACTTCCCTGTGCCTTCTCTGTATTTGCTGTCTGATAAGGAGGTAAGAGAGATAGTGCAGCAGAGCCTGTCTGTCGGCAACTTTGCTGCCAGGCTTCTCGTAAGACTCTTTCCCGAGCTCTTTACTCCGGAGAATCTCAGACTGCAATACAACCATTCAGGTGCTTGTAACAAAAAACAGCTTGATCCTATCAGACTGAGACTGATCCGTCATTACGTGGAGGCAGTTTACCCTGtggagaaaatggaagaagtaTGGCATTATGAATGTATACCGAGCATTGATGAAAGATGCCGGCGTCCTAACAGAAAAAAGTGTGATAtactgaaaaaagcaaagaaagaaaaaaagtga
- the MTRES1 gene encoding mitochondrial transcription rescue factor 1, whose product MTGFRLPVTTFRKLNVWFGLWDKFPSNKLYPSWRRSVFCSCQASTVNYRRCFSFSPVKLCALKLSPEYISVLSLRNKSNKSSKRSRQTVQEEEEEEDEDEGESNWEDEFENDPNVVKDYKDLEKVVQSLRYDVIMKAGLDIARNKVEDAFYHNELRLNGEKLWKKSRTVKVGDTLDLIVGEDKETGTAVVMRVVFKKVSNKTESEKYKVILRRWKNLKVPKQDVLK is encoded by the exons ATGACTGGCTTCAGACTCCCCGTCACTACTTTTAGAAAACTAAATGTCTGGTTTGGACTGTGGGATAAATTCCCCTCTAATAAACTGTATCCCTCTTGGAGGAGAAGTGTATTCTGTAGCTGTCAAGCAAGCACAGTAAACTACAGaagatgtttcagtttttccccAGTAAAACTCTGTGCACTAAAACTTTCCCCAGAGTATATCTCTGTACTTTCTCTGCGGAACAAAAGTAACAAAAGCTCTAAAAGGAGCAGACAAACCGTacaagaagaagaggaagaagaggatgaagaTGAAGGGGAAAGCAATTGGGAAGATGAATTTGAAAATGACCCAAATGTAGTAAAAGATTACAAGGATCTTGAAAAAGTAGTGCAGTCTCTTCGATACGATGTGATCATGAAAGCTGGTCTAGACATTGCAAGAAA taaagTAGAAGATGCATTCTACCATAATGAACTCAGGCTGAATGGAGAAAAACTATGGAAGAAAAGTAGAACt GTGAAAGTTGGTGACACCCTGGATCTCATAGTAGGTGAAGATAAAGAAACAGGAACTGCTGTAGTTATGCGGGTAGTCTTTAAAAAAGTATCTAACAAAACcgaaagtgaaaaatacaaagtaattttGAGGCGCTGGAAAAACTTAAAGGTGCCCAAACAGGATGTACTTAAGTAA
- the CD24 gene encoding signal transducer CD24: protein MGTALAARLGLGLLLLALLLPTQIYCDPNGTNPTPSNNSSSTSLSAVTNSVNNTTPQGHGNSLHSTTSLLFILSVSLLYFCC from the exons ATGGGGACGGCGCTGGCGGCACGGCTCGGCTTGGGGCTCCTGCTCCTGGCCCTCCTCCTACCCACGCAG ATCTACTGTGATCCCAATGGAACAAATCCAACACCTTCAAACAATTCAAGTTCCACTTCTCTGTCAGCTGTCACAAATTCAGTGAACAATACCACCCCTCAGGGACATGGAAATTCCCTTCACTCAACCACAAGTCTTCTTTTCATTCtctcagtttctcttctgtatttttgctgttaa